From Ignavibacterium sp.:
TTCAAGTTGCTACCCCGACTGGCAGATCTTCTCAGGTGTTACGCTCAAAAGGAATCAAACAAGTAGGTACAATTCACTCTAAAATTTATTCCTATAATGAAATCATTGAAGAAAAATCCAAAGGAGATTTTATTTACTATTTCAAATTAAAATCGAATCAAGATTCAACAAATACAGTATACTTGATTGATGAATCCTCTATGATATCTAATAAATTCAATCAAGATGAAATTTTAAGGTATGGATCTGGATTCTTATTAAATGATCTTATCAATTTTATCTCACCAAATTATTCAAATCAAAGAAAAATTATTTTCTTCGGTGACATAAATCAGCTACCTCCGATTAATTCTTCAGAATCACCAGCTCTAAATAAAGATTATCTCGAAGCACTTTCTTTTGGTATAAGAGTTAAAGAATTAAAGCTTAAAGAAATTGTAAGGCAGACAAAAAACAGTTCAATTATTAGAAACGCTCAAATTATAAAGAATCAGTTAGAGAATAAAAATATAACTTCATTTAAACTTGAATTTGATGAGAAAGAATTCATAGAAATACAACCAAATAAGGTGATAAAACATTTTTGTGATTCGTTCATTATCGAAAATCAAAGTACTGTTTTGATTTCTTATACTAATGCCGCTGTTATGTTATATAATCAATCCATACGTGAAAAGTTATTTAATAACCCCAGTTTACTTGAAAAAAATGACCGCATAATAGTGATAAGAAATAATGGGAAATATCGTTTATTAAATGGTGAAATGGGAATAGTAAAATGGATTAGTCCGTATAATGAAATAAAGTTCGTCAATCTAAAAAACGAAAAAGAGCCACAAGAACTAATTTTTAGAAAGGTAACTCTAGAATTTTTTAATGAGTTCAATGAAATTGTTGAAGTATCACCCTTAATACTTGAGAATTTATTAGTTAGCCCTGAGTCCACATTAACACGCAAAGAAGCGAGAGCTTTAATGGTCGATTTTGTAAACAGGCATAAAGAGGTGAAGAGAAATTCAAAAGAATTTGCTGAACTTTTACAGCAAGATCCTTACTTTAATTGTCTTCTAATTAAGCACGGATATGCAATCACCTGTCATAAGGCGCAAGGGGGAGAATGGCCTTATGTTTATTTTGATTTCAGATTTCCCTCATCATATTCCTCTGATTATTTACGGTTTTGTTATACAGCAATTACTAGAGCTAAAAAAGTCTTATACGCGATCAATCCACCTTCGTCTTGGTCGGTCCCTATATCAGCCGATTCTCAAAATTTTTGTAATTTAAAAGTATCCGATGATAATCCAAAAGAAAATACGATATCCGAAAAAGCAGTAATAGATCTGATTGAAAAATATCTTTCCGGACAAACACTGAAATATGAGGTTGAAATAAAACCTTACCGAATCAGATTAAATTATTTTATAAATAATAAGCCACGTCACACTGATATCGTCTATAGGAAGGATGGAACTATTTCTTCAATTCAAAGTGACGAGATATCAGAAAAAAATTTAATTCATAATATTCTAATATCTATTAAAGAGAAAAGAGTAATAGATAAAAAAAAGGTAGATTTTAATAGCCCTATTGTTGAACAATTAGTAAAAGATGTACAACAAAGATTATTAGGAAGCGGAATAATAATTGACAGAATAGAACATTTTAACTATCAG
This genomic window contains:
- a CDS encoding AAA family ATPase encodes the protein MNISHNILSKICSSTNLTDSQRIALTSVNEFLNSTDYNVAIISGSAGTGKTFLLNLITEALERAGIPFQVATPTGRSSQVLRSKGIKQVGTIHSKIYSYNEIIEEKSKGDFIYYFKLKSNQDSTNTVYLIDESSMISNKFNQDEILRYGSGFLLNDLINFISPNYSNQRKIIFFGDINQLPPINSSESPALNKDYLEALSFGIRVKELKLKEIVRQTKNSSIIRNAQIIKNQLENKNITSFKLEFDEKEFIEIQPNKVIKHFCDSFIIENQSTVLISYTNAAVMLYNQSIREKLFNNPSLLEKNDRIIVIRNNGKYRLLNGEMGIVKWISPYNEIKFVNLKNEKEPQELIFRKVTLEFFNEFNEIVEVSPLILENLLVSPESTLTRKEARALMVDFVNRHKEVKRNSKEFAELLQQDPYFNCLLIKHGYAITCHKAQGGEWPYVYFDFRFPSSYSSDYLRFCYTAITRAKKVLYAINPPSSWSVPISADSQNFCNLKVSDDNPKENTISEKAVIDLIEKYLSGQTLKYEVEIKPYRIRLNYFINNKPRHTDIVYRKDGTISSIQSDEISEKNLIHNILISIKEKRVIDKKKVDFNSPIVEQLVKDVQQRLLGSGIIIDRIEHFNYQERYYFSDGVDSCSVNIYYNSKNRVTSINPHKGEKSLMTKIIKLLNE